The Oenanthe melanoleuca isolate GR-GAL-2019-014 chromosome 12, OMel1.0, whole genome shotgun sequence DNA window ctttccttcccttcagaTCACTTTTCTCATCTCTCTCACTTGCCTGCAAGGTCACCCaaaggctcctggagcagcccatggAGCACCTTGAGCTCTGGGTCCAGCCTCACTtctcctccaggagcagctgaagctcCCTGGCACTCGTGACAGAGCAAGCAGGCAGTGTGCCATtcccagagaggggaaaagaacCAGGCAACAGTATTATCTGCTCCCAGGACTCTCTGAGTGAAGGGCAAACACACAGTCTAGCAGTGGTCCTGTCTGGTGTTTTACTCATCCTTTCCCCTGGAGAACACACAGCCCAGACACCAGAGAGAGCCTGCCAGATTCCGTGAGTTTGGTGAGGTGACACGACACAGCACATTTAAGAGCATTCAACAGGGAACCAGTTTAATCAGGTATCAGGTTTGCACCATTCTTTTCAGAATCACAAGTTCTGCATTTTTCTAAGAAATACAAAGCACTCCCAGGTTTACAGAATGCTGGTCCTGAAGAAAACAAGAGGGGAAAACAAGACACTAGGATACACACACTGACCACCACACTGGGCAGCAGAAAGGAAGCTGCTCATCCCCACCTCGCTGGTGGTAACAGCCCctgtgcaggaggcagagagatcccagggggtctgtgctgctgcagtggggctgggccctgctgtccccacccaCCGAGGTCAGGATACCCCAGGGGAATTGTAGGACACCTCCACACCCCCATCAGCACTGACACCAATGAACACACTGCTCCCACATACCAGAATGAAAAACCCCTGCACAAAGCCAGCTGACAAGCATCCAGGTTCGTCTACTCTAGATAACATTAAACTCAGATCCAGGGTAAATTACTTCATCCACAAGATTAACAGCTGATTCAATAGGTTGAACACATGCTACTTACAGCACATAAATAGAAGATACTCTGTTTTACTTAAAAAACGAGTGATGAAGGTCTAGGTCCGATTGCCTCGGCACTGCTGCATGCACACAACTATCGGCCTCACAGAAGCGGCTgcgctgggcagcaggagagctgtcTCTGCATCACCTATCCAGGGGTCACGGGACAGCTATCCTGCCCCCATGCTCCACATCAGCCACACAGCCAGGAAATATACATGGCACTAGCCAGGAGTGGGCTTTAATACAAACTCTAGtggttttcaaaagaaatattaatcCATAAAGGGTTACAGTTAACAGATATCATCATCACTTTATTTCTCAAAGCCAGAAATAGTgctgaacaaacaaacaacaacaaaaaagagacAGAGTATGTCGTTTCCAGAAGTGCAACCAGGGTACAGGGTAGCTCTCGGCAAGACGAAGGgcttctgcagctgggagaggaggggagcCATGGCAGAAGATGGCAGCTCCCGCTCCCGGCGGGCGCCTGACCTTGCGACGCTCTCCGAGGGGATTTGTCACCGCAGCCTCCACCCCACCCCGCCACAAGGACCCACGGCATGTGGGAACACCGAGTACCCCAGCACCCACCgagccagggagctgcaagGAAGTGACTTTACAGAGATGTACCCAAAAATAGAGACCTGAAAATAAATGGGACCAAAGCTTCTTTACAGTAGGCAATGCACTAGTTTTACCATGAACAAAACTAAGACTAACAGCCACTTCTTGCCAATGGAGaaactttttctcctcttcaggttttccagcctcctgccctcGCAGCTGCAGTGCGGCCAGGATGGCATTGCTGAGGATGGAGGCTGGGGCACGGCAGCAGCGAGTACACACCAGGACGAGCAGGACCAGCTGGGGGGGCCCTGCACAGTCCCAGGGCTGGCGGAGGGGAGAGGCAGCCGGGGGTGCCTGTGTCCATCCCTTTGCCAGCTACATCAATCCTCAGCAGCTACCGGCAGCTCTGCACCGTGACCTAATCACACGGCTCCAGATGTCACCACCGCCAACAGCTGTGatccagctgcctcctccaaAACCACTTCTTCCAGAGGgaagagaggcagagcaggagcacaagCAGGGCCTGACCTCAGCCATGCTCTCCCAGCATCATGCCACAGCCGAGGCCAGGGGGGCTAGTGAAGGGCTGGTGGGGTGCTGCCAGGTCTCACCACCCAGCCCGGGCTGAGGGGCAGGACGGGGAaccccagccccactgggaGGAGAGGTGAGGCAGTGGTGAGAAGGGAGATGGGGGCAGGGGGACGGGGCGGGGGGCAGCGCTCACTTCTTGGAGCTCTGCGTCTTCTTGGGCAGTAGCACGGCCTGGATGTTGGGCAGGACGCCGCCCTGGGCGATGGTCACGCCGCCCAGCAGCTTGTTGAGCTCCTCGTCGTTGCGGATGGCGAGCTGCAGATGCCGCGGGATGATGCGCGTCTTCTTGTTGTCGCGGGCCGCGTTGCCCGCCAGCTCCAAGATCTCGGCCGACAGGTACTCCAGCACGGCCGCCAGGTACACCGGCGCCCCGGCGCCCACCCGCTCCGCGTAGTTACCCTTCCGCAGCAGCCGGTGCACCCGCCCCACGGGGAACTGCAGCCCGGCCCGCGACGAGCGCGACTTGGCCTTGGCCCGCGCTTTTCCGCCGGACTTTCCCCGGCCCGACATGGCCGGCAGGCAGCGGCCCCTCGCCCCGCCTCTCAAGCAGCGCCGCGCACAGAGGGTCCCGGCGCCTGCGGGGAGACAAACGCCGTTACACCGCGCGGGGCCCGCGCCGTCcccgcccgcgccgcgccgccctTACCCGCAGCAGCTCCACCGCTCTGCCCtgcgcgccgcccgccgccgcactgcccgcgctgccgccgccgcgccgcggATAtcgccgcccgcccgccgcacGCCGCGCCCCATTggctgccgccgctgccgccaCGGCGCTGATTGGTTGCCGCCCCAATCCCTGATTTGCATAGGGCTCCCAGCGCCGCCGCGGGCCGGCGCCCAGGGCGGGCGGCGATACCCGCGGCTCTGCCCGCGCTCCGGCCGGGCCCGCACCCCGCCCGCGCTCCCTGCGCCCCCGTTGCCGCCTCGTGGCTGCGTCGGGGCCGAGGACGGCAGGAGGGGGTTGGCCCGAGCGCCCGTGGGTGTCCTGGCAGCGCTGTGCCCGTTTGCCTTGCCTAAACCCATGGCCCCTTCCTCGGCCAGCGGGATCTCTCTACCGGAAGGATGCCAAAGACTGCGGGCGAGGGCGATGCCATGGGGAAAAGAATCCCCGATAGGGAGGGCAATCCGCAGCGAGTTTCTACCCTCCCTTGTCTCCTCACGTATCAAAGAAGAAACTTTCCCCCAAATCAGTTTGTGTGGACAGGCCAGGTTGATTGTGGTCATCTCCACACCAGGTTAGAGGAACTGCCTCAAACAGCCTTGGGCGAGCAGCCAGACTCCAGGCTAAAGGTGATGTAGCTCAGCAATCACACCTTCTCGTTAAACACTCAGTGTAGggttcttttgttgtttttgtttggttggttttttttttttggcgaTGCTGCTGCTAGTGCCCACAGTCTGGAGGGAGATAACCTGTACCCTGTGCCTTTGCATCGCCCCTGTGTCCCCACGGGAAGGATTATGttctccagagctgggaaagttGAGCATGCCCCCACTCGTGCTCAGCATCTTCACTCCCTCCACAGCAACTGGAGACCTGAAATGAATTCGAGATGAGCTGGTGACCTTTAGAAAAGCTTCATCTGCAGTTAGTACTGACTaggctggggcagctgagcagctcaTCCTGGAACAGCgatgggcaggcagggagagaaaggCTCCTGTTGTGACTCCTGCAAGGACCGGGATCAAGGTGAAAAATCTattgtgccaggagctgctAATACAGTGATTCTCTTGCCTCAAGTCATGGTGACAGCAATGAGGAGCCAGCTAGCAACAGGCTTTCTGGATAGAAATCCTAATCTCACCCCAGCTTCCCATTAGTCATGAAACCTGCACTCAGCTGCCTCTGTAGCACGCAAGGGATTCAGAGCCGGATTTCATTCCAAGAGCACTTGAGTCTCCCCAGGTGTCCACCCTGTAGCTCCTaccctggctctgctgtccctaCCCAAGGACAAGCCTCAGCTACAGCTCCCCAGGAACAGATGGCTCTAGAGAACCCCAGAATCAAACCCCAGAGAATATTTACCACTGGCAAATGGAAATGATCCCCCAAGATAGCCTTGCAGAGCTCAGACCCTGAGAGTTCAGCAGTGGGTAGCTGGTTTGCTCCTCAGCAGATGGAGAGGAGGTACAAGCTCTGCCTGCAAagcaggagcactggggctgcagtgggcaagagggacacagacacacacatggaCAAGGGCACGGCACAAACAGCCAGTGAAGCCCATTTTATTGTTTCCAACACAAAGGAAGTACTGATTTCTATCAAGGATTCCACCATGTAAGGCTTTTGGTCCGTAACATCTGGCTCTGTTTACAAAATCCCTGACCTCAAAAACAACGGCCCTGTGCTGTTCTGTAATGGCACTTAGGTTATCTGGGGCTTTAATGACTGGCCTTTTAAAATAAGGCAGAGTGCATCCCTCCCCAGATCAAGGAAATCCTCTCTAAGTCTTCAAATCCCATTAACAAAATGATTGTACAAACAACGTGACAGACACACTGTtccaccctgctgcagcagggaaaaacCTACACAAattccagctcctcccaggtACCACTTGAACATCTCTCTGTTTAGGAGCCATGAATGCACACAACAAtgctggtgcagagcagggtggaTCTGGCAGATCTACCCAGCCTGGGGTTTCCTCACAGTATTTACTGCTTGTTCCTCAGTACTGCAGCCATCTTTTGAGGGGAAGAGTATTGGAAAGGAATTTGTACAGATTGTATGTCAATGTGGAATTAAGTGGAAAAGAGGTATCAGTTTAACActaaaaaaagggaagagaaaaccaaacagaaagAGACATGAACTATGAACACTGTCAGGAGGCAGAAGCTATTCCTCCCCTAGCAGGCTGAGATGCTTCTCAGAGCTTTATCTTCGCTTGGCATTACTGGCAGAGAGGGAAGCCAACAGGCTACACTCGCTCCTGCCAGCACAAGACAACACCAAAACCTTTACAGACATCAACCTTTAACAAAACACAAGGAAGATCAACAGCAGATCAACACCTGAGAGGCTTGGACAGGTTCAACATCAGTCTTCCAAAAATACCATTTCTCACTCTGCttaggaaaagcagcagcagtaaaagGGATGGCCAGCCATCTCAGCTGGTGCCTAAGCCTTGTGCTTCTTTGCAGCTGGCTGTCCCTGCTTCCCCAAccactgctgcaggacagaTGCGCTGGTTTTCTTGGGTGAAGGGCTGTGGATGAACTGACTTGTCCACTTGGGCAaatcattttctttcttctgggGAGAGCCCTCTTGGGAGCTTTTTAACCAGTCCAGCATCACTTTGTTGCTTGGGGTGGCTTTGACCTCCTGGATAGACAAAAAAACAGTGTGAGAGAAGTCAGAAGCacagagagagcagggcagccagcCAGCTGCAAGAGCTGGGCCAGAGCAGGATGTGGAGGCTGGAGCAAAGGCCCTGCCTGCAAACAGGCACATCTGTGGGAGGTTCCCCAGACCGCTGCAAACAGGCTTGTTCCAAGGCCCCAGGCAAAAATGGAATTTGCCTCATTTGGCAGCAAAATCCTGGCATGGGCTGACAGTTCTATTTCtggaagcagagggaagggaatcTGTCCAGGGCTCAGCACTCCAGCATCAAGCACGGGCATGCTCTGCAGACTTTGCCTACTGCcactcctcctgcagcctggcagctctgacCCAGCTCAGAGACATCATCGTGGCTGAGCTCCCCCCACAGCACCCACCTGCTTGGCTCCCAGCTCGATGCGTGCAACGCACTCGGGTGTGTTGTTACGGATGTTGTTGACAAAGGTGGACACTGGGTGGAAAACAATGTTCTCTGTGGGCTGGATGAGTTTAACAGCTTCCTGGGTTGGCACTTCAGCAAAGTCTAGCCATTTCCTGATGGCTTCATCCCCATCCAGGATGGCTGGCATCCTAAGGGATGAGACAACTGGAGCTAAGACTCAGTACAGATTTGTCAGTGTGGTGGCAAAAGCCAGACTTGTATGCTATCAAGGAGTGGCACCttggggaaaacagggaaaactaAGGCAGCAGAATGCTCTTTTGCAAGGCAGAATGTGCATTCACTTCACCCAGGTAAGCTGATGTGCTGGAAGGGGCAGAGGGGTTGACTGCCTGGCTCTGGTCAGGCAGAGAGACCCATTCCAGGAAGTGATCCAATTCCAACTGCCATCCACAGAGCACAAAGATGGTGATTTATGGAAAGGGTATGAGCTGGTGACCCGAAATGAGTCAGTAATGTTGTAGCACTTCTCTCcaagagcaggaggctgcactCTGTGCCTGCATGCTGCCAGACTGGTGTCTAAAGGCGCAGTTCTCCTGCTTCATCCCCCTCTACCCTGCAACCCCCTTTCCTGCTCTCACTTGCCTGTGATGGATGAAGCTCACGTCCTTGGAGGCATCCACGGTAATGATGGTGTAAGTGTACAGCATTTCTCCTCCCCCTGGTGGCTCCCAGCAGTCGAAAATCCCAGCCATAGTGAGCAACCTCCATCCTTTCCATTCTTCATCTCCCTCCatctccttgtcctgcagggGAGAGGCCCCATTGTCCTAGTCAGTGCTGGCCCATGGACAGCCAAAGCAGCACAGATTTGCCAGTGCTGAGGCAGGTCAGTGACTCAGATCTGAGTCATGAACAGAACTAATCTGAGGCTCTCCAGGAATCTTTCTACTGATTTGAGGTAACTCCAGGAGAGGTATCAGGACCGTCACCTTCCTACAGGCAAACCATTGCTCCCCTCCCCTTCAGAACATCCCAGCCACTGGTTCAGCCAAATGAAAGAGGTAGTGAAACTCCCAGCCCAGTCCCCTGTGAGCCACACTGCCCAGCCATGCAAATGTCTGGCACGTGGGGAGCAGTGACCGTGACAGCAGGGGCGCTGCATCACTCTGTACGGCCTGGAGACCGCTGCGATGGGACTGCCAGCCACAGAGGGGTGACAGAGTCCTGagcccaggcagagcacagccctgctgggaagcagactcccagggatgggcagagtAGGAGGAAGTGGGCTTTTCCCCAGGCAGCTGGTGGGAGGGACCCAGAGCTCGATGCAAGTGTTCAGACGCAGCGAGGGACTCCGTACCATGGCATCCTTGGTCTGGGGAAAGTAAATGAAATACGGTTGCTTCCccccactctgctgctgctgccactcgTAGAAGCCATCTGCCAGGACCACGCAGCGCTTGCCCTTGAGGAGAGCACCCTGGAGAGAGACAGCACAAGTGAGTGTGTGGAGAACAGCAGCCTCAGGCAGCCTGCAATGACAGAAGGGCTCCTGCAACCACCCAGCCCTCTCATCCCTTCCAGGACTTTCCTAAATTGCCCCTGGGATGCACAAATGCCACCATTAGTGCTATGTTGAGCTTTACCAGTAACTGCCTTTTCAGTTCTCCCGTTTTAGTGAAACCACCAGCTTTGCAGTACAGGGGAGCAACAGCAAGTGGTGACCAGTAGTGCCCAGCAGATGTTTCAGCCCTGGTTTTGCTGACTACAAGCTTTCTTCAGGCAGGACACaaaggtggcagcagctcacctTGTAGGAGGACTTGCTCAGCATGGTATCGCTGCGGCAGTTGGAGGTGTTGAACTGCAGTTTGGAGGGGTTGTCCTGTTTGAACCAGGAGGGCACCAGGCCCCAGCGCATGTCCATGAGGACCCGCTCAGAGGAGTCAGCATCCTTTTGAATGAACAGAGAAACACCTCAGGCCAGAGACACATCACAGAGATCACAAGCACCCCCACAGCTTGAAGAGGTGTTTTGGGGAAGTCCTATGGACGTGGCCTTGCCCCCTAAAAGAGGGGATCTGGCCAGCATCTCTGCCAAGAGACACTGGGGCTCACTGCCCCTCTCTCACAAGCCATGCAGAAATAGCCACTAATTATAACACTTCGCATATTCTTAACAGCCGTCATGTAAGAATTAATCTTCAGCAGAAAGCACATGAATAAAGAACTGTCTTTATGAGGCTTACCTAAATCTCTGGAAGAATTAatacagctgctgctttttagtGGAAATGGCTGGAAACATGAACTCTTGAGCTCTTGAGTAAACAGCCATGTCAGGCTGGTGTCAAAGTCCTCAAAACCTCTTCTGGTGACACCAAACATCCCAAAGGGGCAAAAACCTcactttcattttaataatgtGATTTCTGCTGACCTGGTGCACTTTCACTGCTTGTGCTTTGCATATTACCTGCCTTTGGACAATGGAAACAGTTTGTGGCTTTCGATTCTCCCCCAGCTTGCTCTCACTTtctgcccacagctgcctgccctggcagtgtctgcCAGGCTGTTTGCTCCCAAAGGACTGcagcagacagacagagagataCACCCACTGTAcgtgtgtgtgcagggatgtgtATGTGCACGGTTTTGTGAAGCCCTTCAGAGCCTCACTCAGGGTGGGAGTGGCTAAAAGGGACACCCTACATCACACCAGCATCCCAACAACTTGAACAGCGATTAATAACTAAGCAAGTCTCTGCTTGTGATGTGTACCACACTCCCTGCCCCACATTTCTCTGCTCCATCAGGTCCATTACCTACTCCTGGGGGATGTGGGACCCCtaaagcagggaaggagagcatGAGGGATGCCTGATGGCACTGCCCTCCGGGGGTTCCACCTGTACCAGTAACGGCTCaaagtgcagctgctgcaccagcTGGGGAGTGAGAGCAGAGCGGGTCCAGATTGGGGTGTTCCAACTGAGCACACCCCGCTTCACCCCGCTGACCGCCAAAGAGCAGCAGTTCACCCTTTTCGTGTGAAACCGAACGAGCAGCACCCACAGGTGTGGAGGCTGCCCAGGTTGTCCTGGGGAAGTCGTGCAAGGCTTAAATTATGCGGGACAACAGTCACCACAGGTGTACAGCTACTGTCCCACTCTGgagttgagatttttttttttctttctgttctttcctaCTACCAATGtgacctgggcacacactgcagagttattaaataaataaataaataaataaataaataaataaataaatagacaaAAAAACAACGAAGTGCCTCAGGAAAGCCAATTAAAACCAGCAAAGCAATTACACGCATTCGCGAAAAACCTCTTCCAAGGTAAAGGGCTTATAcacatttttgcagaaaaacCGGTGCCGATTCCCATTCTCCTCCTGAATATGTAAATATTAACAAGAAGCGACATTTTAGCAATGAGAAAATTCAATACCTGCCACGTACAGCAAAGCGAAACGAAACAAACCCGGGCCTTTCAGAGCGAGTCCCGCACCCGCGGGGAGGCACGGCCTCGCTCCCTCCGCTCCGGCTGGAGCCGCGGGATGCCCGGCACCCGCCCCCCGCCGAAAGCGGCCCCAGCCGGGGCGCGGAGCGCGGCGCGGGGGAGGCGGTACCTGGTGGAGGTGGCGGCGGGAGAGCAGCACGGGGCCGCTGGACTGCGGGCCCTTGTTGTAGGAGGGCTGGTAGCGCTCCTGCCGCACCCAGTCGGGCTGGCGGCGCTGGCCGCGGCGGTCGCGGTAGGCGCAGGCCCGGCGCAGGTTGTCGGCGGCCAGGGAGCAGGCGGTGCGGCCGCACATCCCGCCGACTCCGCGGGAACCGGGCACCGAGCACCGCGCTCCGCTCCCCCCGCCCGCGGGGAGGGGCCGCGGCCGGGGCAGGGCCGGCCCGCACCGCCCAGCGCCGGTCCCGCCCCCACACAGCCAGGAAGAGCCACGACATTGCTGCTTTATTGGAACCACTGCGGGAGGACGCGAGCGGGGACAGAGATTAAAAACATGGTAATTTTATAGACAAAGCCCCAAGTACAGCTATACTGCAGAGAACACAAAAGCTGCTGTAGTGCCCGCGATCCTTATTCTGCTGCCAGTGGGGGCTGGGAGTCGGGACAGTCCTGGGAATGGGGTTTATCCGACGGAGGCCATGATGACATCCACGGGAAGCTCCTCGGCGCTGCGGGCCGTGACTTGCATCGTCACCGTGTCCGTGAGAACCAGACGGGACCGCACCAGCAGGTCATGGCCACCCCGGAACACACctgcagaggagagggggaCCCAGCGGTGAGCACGGTGcaggctgctctcccctgcAATCTGGAGATGAACACTACTTCTTGGTACCTGGAAAATCCTAGTACTGGGCCAGGAGAGACCCTAAAGCAGTTCAGTTCCCATTCATTATAACATTCCTGGGACTCCTGCTACTGTAAGACCCATGAAACCAAAGTGTAAAATAAACTCCAGGTGAGATGAGATCCAGGCATGTCTAAGAGCTCCTGTACTCATCTGTTCTGCTGGGTAGGGCTGCTGTCATTCCCCCACCAGGCTCACTCCAAAGCAGGATGCCACATATCATGAAGACAGCAAATTCCacccagctgagcctggggctgatcccagcATCCCCTTCACAACAGCACCCTCCCTGATCCCAAGACAGTtgctctgcactgcagagaCAAAAATCATGGCAGGAACAAACCTCAAAATCCAAACCAGAGTACAGTGAGCTCCATCAGGAACTCCTGCCCTAATTTTCAACAGGCAGTTCTGTgcagcctcccagagctgctccagcagaacCTCACTCCACAGCTCACCTGCCAGGTACAGTGTGTGAGAGTTCTTGT harbors:
- the LOC130258521 gene encoding histone H2A type 2-B, translated to MSGRGKSGGKARAKAKSRSSRAGLQFPVGRVHRLLRKGNYAERVGAGAPVYLAAVLEYLSAEILELAGNAARDNKKTRIIPRHLQLAIRNDEELNKLLGGVTIAQGGVLPNIQAVLLPKKTQSSKK
- the HMCES gene encoding abasic site processing protein HMCES — encoded protein: MCGRTACSLAADNLRRACAYRDRRGQRRQPDWVRQERYQPSYNKGPQSSGPVLLSRRHLHQDADSSERVLMDMRWGLVPSWFKQDNPSKLQFNTSNCRSDTMLSKSSYKGALLKGKRCVVLADGFYEWQQQQSGGKQPYFIYFPQTKDAMDKEMEGDEEWKGWRLLTMAGIFDCWEPPGGGEMLYTYTIITVDASKDVSFIHHRMPAILDGDEAIRKWLDFAEVPTQEAVKLIQPTENIVFHPVSTFVNNIRNNTPECVARIELGAKQEVKATPSNKVMLDWLKSSQEGSPQKKENDLPKWTSQFIHSPSPKKTSASVLQQWLGKQGQPAAKKHKA